Genomic segment of Arthrobacter antioxidans:
GTGCGGACGGGTCCCGGGTCGGAGGATCACCATCGGGGGTGCACGGTGGCCCTGAAATGGCGGTCGTAGATATCGGCGACGGCGGCGTTCAGCTGCGCGCCGAGGTCCGTGTGGTTGGCCGCTGCCGCGTTGGATCGGGCCTGCTCCGGGTTGCGGGCGCCGGGGATGACGGTGCTCACACCCTCCTGGGCGATGATCCAGGCGAGGGCCGCCTGGGCGGTCGTGACGCCGTCGGGTACGAGCTCCGCGAACTCGCGGGCGGCCTCGATGCCGGTCGCGTAGTCGACGCCCGAGAAGGTCTCCCCGACATCGAACGCGGCGCCGTTCCGGTTGTAGTTGCGGTGGTCGTCGTCGGCGAACGCGGTGTCCTTGGTGTACTTGCCGGACAGGAGTCCCGACGCCAGGGGGACGCGCGCGATGATCCCGACGCCGCCGGCCTGTGCCGCGGGCAGGACGTCGTCGAGCGGCTTGAGGCGGAACGCGTTCAGGATGATCTGCACGCTGGCGGTGTTGCCGCGGGCGATGGCCTCGAGCGCCTCGTCGGTGCGCTCCACGCTGACGCCGTAGTTCCTGATGACGCCGTCACCGACGAGGGTGTCGAGCGCGTCGTAGACCTCGTCGGAGCTGTAGACGGCGGTCGGCGGGCAGTGGAGCTGGACGAGGTCCAGGGTGTCCACGCCGAGATTCGTCCGCGACCGGTCGACCCACTGGCGGAAGTTGGCCAGCGTGTAGTTCTCGGGGGCCTGATCGACGCGGCGGCCCATCTTCGTGCCGACGAGCATGTCGAGGCCGGGGTTGTCCTTGAGGAACGCCCCGATGGTCGATTCGCTGCGTCCGTCGCCGTAGACGTCCGCGGTGTCGAAGAAGGTCACGCCGGCGTCGACGGCCCCCTCGAGGACGGCGACGGCGTCCTTGTCCTCCACCTCGCCCCAGTCCGCGCCGAGCTGCCAGGTGCCGAGGCCGACGACGGAGACGGGACGACCGGTTCTTCCAAGGGTTCTCTGTTCCATGATCCCGACTATAGGCCGGGGAGCGTGCCCTCCGTCGCGTCGGTGTCCGGCGACGCGTCCGCGGGCGGGACGGCCGTCGTCGACCCCTCGCCCGGGAGCCACCGCGCCGCCTCGTGCCGCAGTGCCGTCCGCCGCTCGGCGTCCATGCGGTCGAGGAGCACCACGCTCATGGTGGAGCGGGGGTTGCGGGCGAACAGCTCGCGGTGGTCGTCCACGAACTCCCAGTAGAGCGCGTCCCAGCTGAACCGCCACGGACCGTCCTTGAAGTCGCTCATCTTCTTGATGTAGTTGCTGCCGCTGACGTACGGCTTAGTGGTGATCATGGTTCCGGCCGCGAACTGGCTCATCGCGTACACATTGGGCACCATCACCCAGTCGTAGGCGTCGATGAACATCTCCATGAACCACGCATGGACGGCGTCCGGCTTTGCCCGCATGAGCAGGGTCGCGTTGCCCAGCACCATGAGCCGCTCGATGTGGTGGGCGTAGGCGGTGTCGAGGACGCGGGTGATGACGGAGTCCACGGGTGCCAGACCCGTTTCGCCGGTCCACCAGCCCGCGTGGAGGTCCGCCGTGAACCCGAGGGTGTTGCCGGTCCGCATCTCCCGCCCGCGGAGCACGTAGGACGCCCGGATGTACTCCCGCCATCCGATGACCTGCCGGATGAAGCCCTCCACGCTGGCGATCGGTGTGTCGTGGCGGTCGGCGAAGTCCAGCGCGAGGTCCACCACCTCGGCGGGGCTGAGCAGACCGGTGTTCATGCTGGAGCTCAGGGCCGAGTGGAAGAGGTAGGTCTGACCCTCCGCGATCGCGTCCTCGTACGGGCCGAACAGCTCGAAGCGCTCGGTGAGGAATGCCTCGAGGGCATCGGAGGCCTGGCGGTGCGTGACAGGCCAGTTGAAGGACTCCGCGGTGCCGGGGTTGTCCGGGAACGCGCCCTGCACCCAGCTGATCGCGTCCTCGACCTCCGGCGGACGCTCGAAACGCGGCAGGTCCGGCAGCCCGATCTTCTTCGGCAGCTTCTTGCGGTTGTCGGCATCGAAGCTCCACTTCCCGCCCGTCGGGGAGCCGTCGGCCGCCACCATGATGCCGAGCCGCTTGCGCTGCCACTCGTAGAAGGTCTGCATGCGCCAGGTGTGGGAGGAGAAGTAGGTGCCGAGGACATCCCGCGAGGTGAGGAACTGCGGGGTCTCGAGGACCCGCACCGCCACGCCGGCGTCCGCGAGGGTCTGCGTGAGGCGCCGGTCCAACCAGTCGTCGACGACGTCGTAGTAGGTCGCGTGCGAGGCACCGCGGTCCGCGAGCGCGGCCGACAGCCGCTCCTGGCTGGTGGCCTCCGCGGAGGTCTCCACATAGTCGACGCCGTAGCCCGCATCCCGGACCCGCCGCGCGAAGAGGGTCATGGCTGCGCGGTGCAGGACGAGTTTCTGCTGGTGGAACCGCAGGCTGCGGAACATGAGGTCGTCCTCGAGGAAGACGAAGTGCGTGTCCGGGGACGCCTCGAGGTGCTCCTCGAACAGCTGGTGCGGAAGGACGAGCTGGACGTGCACGGAGGTGCCTTCCTGCAGGGGACGGTTGTCGGCAACCCTAGCGCCCGCCGCCGACAGGCCCGGATGCTTGACCGTGGCCGGGCTTGGTGGTTCGGTGGGGACCACCGACCGGCTCCGGAAGGGACCCTCATGAGATCGCTCTGGCTCGATACCGCCCCGCACATCCCGGCCGACTCCCTGCCGGCCGGCGCCGCCTACGACGCGGTCGTCGTCGGGGCCGGGCTGACCGGGCTGACGACGGCGCTCCTGCTGTCCCGGGCCGGGCACCGGGTGGCGGTTCTCGAGGCCCGGACGGCCGGAGCGGTGACCACGGGCAACACCACGGCAAAGCTCTCGCTCCTGCAGGGGACGACCATCTCGGCGATCCTGAAACACCACGACGTGGAGCTCGCCCGGGCCTACGTCCTCGGGAACCGCGAGGGGCAGAGCTGGCTGCTGCGTTTCTGCGACGAGAACGGTATCGGCTACCAGACCCGGGACGCCGTCGAATACGCCACCACGGACTCGGGGGCGCGGAAGCTGACCGACGAGCACGAGGCGTGCGTCGCGGCAGGCCTCGCCACCGAACTGGGCAGCGCCGCCACCCTCCCCTTCCCCGTGCGGAAGACGCTGCGCCTGAGGGACCAGGCCCAGTTCCACCCGCTGGAGGTGCTGGCCGGACTGGCCTCGGAGTTCAGGCGGCACGGCGGCACGCTGGTCGAGGGCGTCCGCGTCGAGGGCGTCGCGAGGACGGGGGCGCACGGCGTTGAACTGAAGACCAGCGCGGGTCCGGTGACGGCGTCGGACGTCGTCCTCGCCACGGGCATCCCCATCCTCGACCGCGGCGGCTACTTCGCCGTGCTGCAGCCCATGCGCTCGTACTGCGTGGCACTGACCGTGGAGGGCGACGTCCCGGAGGACATGTACCTCAGCGCCGACTCCCCTACCCGGTCGCTGCGCACCGCCGTCGTCGGCGGCACCACGTACCTGATCGTCGGGGGCAACGGCCACAAGGTGGGGCACAACACCAACACGCAGGCGAGGGTGGACGGCCTCGCGCGGTGGGCGCGGGAGTACTTCCCGACGGCGCGCCCCGCCTACGCCTGGTCGGCCCAGGACTACACGCCCGCCGCGGCCGTCCCCTACGTGGGCAAGGTCCCGGCCGGCGGCGGACACATCTACGCAGCCACGGGCTACAACAAGTGGGGCATGACCAACGCAGTGGCGGCATCACTGGCCCTCTCGGGGGAGATCCTCGGCGGCAACATGCCCTGGGCCGAGACCCTGTACCGGACCAGGGTCAGCCCGACCGACGCGCTGCAGACGGCGCAGGCGAACGCCGCGGTCGGCATGGAGATGGTGTCCGGCTGGTTGGGCGGCCTCGCGCGGTCCTCGTCCTCCACGCCCGGCGAGGGTGAGGGCCGCGTGATCCGCGAGGGTGCGCGCCCCGTCGGGGTGTGCACGGTGGACGGCGTTCAGCACCGCGTGTCGGCCGTCTGCCCCCACCTGAAGGGGATCCTGGCCTGGAACGACGCCGAGCGGTCCTGGGACTGCCCGCTCCACGGGTCGCGCTTCACGGCGGACGGGAAGCTGCTCGAGGGGCCGTCGACATCGGACCTCGCCGATACGCGGCGCTGACGCGCCGCGCTCGATCAGGCCTCGCCCGGGCAGGCGCGGGGCGGAGCCCCGGCGGGCGCGGGTCAGGCGCGTCCGCGCCGGGCCCCTCCGACGAGTTCGGCGACCGGTCGCGCGCGCCGGCTGATGAGGATCACCACGGCACCGAAGGCCAGGACGGCCACCGCGATGACGACGACGTACAGGGCCACCGAGGCATAGCCCGACGCCGGGTCGAGGAACGGGTACGGCACCCAGCCGTCGGCGGCACCCCGCACGAGGACCACCGTCACCCAGGCCAGCGGGAAGACGAGGACGAGGCGCAGGACGCGGTAGGAGAGCGCACGGCGGTCGGCGGCGACGACCCAGTCCAGGACGGCGTAGACGGGGAATCCGACATGCATGACCCAGTTGGCCCAGGCGAGCTCAACGCCGCCCGGGAGTCCGGCCAGCAGCAGGTTGTAGACGACGCCGACGACGGACATGTACGTGGTGACGGCAGCACGGACGGGCAGGAGCCATTCGGGGTCGGCCGCTCCGCGGATCTGGAGCACGGCGGCGAGGAGGAGGACGCCCGCGGCCAGGAGGTTGCCCTGGATGGTGAAGAATCCGAAGAAGTTGAACGGGTTCACGGCGCCCCGGGACGCCGTGTCCAAAAAGGTGGAGAGGACTGCGAGGACCACGACCACCCCCACCACCAGGCGGACGGCGGCGCGGAGCGGCAGGGTCTGCGGGCGGAGAGCGCGCACGCCCGCGGGTGCCCCCGTCACGGCCGGATTCCCCTGGACGCCAGGTCCTTCAGCAGGTCCCGCATCTCCATGAGGAGGGCGGTGTCGACGGGGGTCGGCGCCTCCTCCGGGTCCTCCGGTGCGGCGAGCGTTTGCAGTCGCGCACGGGCACGGTTCATGGGCACGACGAACACGAAGTAGACCACGGCCGCGGTGATGAGGAAGGTGACCACGGCCGTGAGCACGGCACCCACGTCGACGAAGGTGGCGTCGTTGCCCTCCCGGATCAGGAAGCCGAACCCGTCGGTGTCGATCCCGCCGGCCGATGCGATGACCGGGTTGATGATGTTCGCCGTGAAGGCGCTGACGAGAGCCGTGAAGGCACTGCCGATGACGACGGCGATCGCCAGTTCGATCACGTTGCCGCGCAGGATGAAGTCCCTGAAACCCTTGATCATCCGCTGTCCCCTCGCTGAGTGCCCGTGCCGCTGGTCCGGGTGGATCCTGCCTGCACGCCTCACTCTAGTGAGGCGCCCTCCGTCGGACCCGTCCCGACGCCGGATGACGGGGACGAGGCTCACCGGGGCGTGGCGCCGCGCCCGCTCCGGCTGACGATGAGGTCCACGACGCCGAGCAGTTCCTCGATCTCCGCGCCGCTCGTCCGGCCGGTCCCGGCCGAGGCGAAGAAGGCGGCGTCGTAGTAGAGGCCGTCGCCGAGGAGCTTGACGGCGTGCGCCGTCGTGCGGTCACCGAGCTGGGCGTCGAGCGCGTCGAGCCACCGTTCCTGGATGTCGGCGAGGGAGGCCTTCGCCGTCGGGTGCCCCTGCTGTGCGAGGCGCGCCATGGACACGAGCGCGCGGTCGAGCGGGCTGTCCTCGAAGACGGACGTCCGGACGTAGTAGCGGGCCGCCCCGTCCGGCGCCGCCGTCATCATCTCGCGGTCCCTGTCGGCGAGGCCGCGGAGGCGGTCGGCCAGGCCCTCGACGAGGGCCTCCTTGGAGGGGAAGTGATAGAGCAGTCCGCCCTTGGAGACGTCGGCGGCCGCGGCCACCGCTTCCATGGTGGCGGCCCTCTCGCCGTCACGGATCAGTGCTTTCTCGAAGCTGTCGAGGATGCGCTCGCGGGAACTGGACACTCCCTGATGATACCGGTCACGATTGTTGTACTGTACCGGCTGGACGGTATAGCTTGGATGGATGACCACGACACCCTCCTTCTCCGCACGTGCATCCGGGGTGAACCCGCGTGCCGTTCAGTCCCCCGACCCCCTGGCCGGCCGCCGCGAGTGGTTCGCCCTCGCCGTGCTGATGCTGCCGGTGCTGCTGGTCTCCGTCGACAACACCGTGCTGAGCTTCGCCCTGCCCGAGATCTCCCGCCACTTCGCCACGAGCGGGACCACCCTGCTCTGGATCGTTGACAGCTACCCCCTCGTGCTCGCCGGCCTGCTGGTGGCGATGGGCAGCTTCGGCGATCGCTTCGGCCGCCGCCGCCTGCTCATGATCGGCGCGGTGGGCTTCGCCGTCTTCTCGGTGATCGCGGCATTCGCGCCCACGGCGGCGTTCCTGGTCGCCGCCCGCGTGGGTCTCGGTGTCTTCGGCGCCATGCTCATGCCCTCGACCCTCTCGCTCATCCGCAATATCTTCATGGACCGGAACCAGCGCCGGATCGCCATCGCGGTCTGGGCTGCGGGCTTCTCGGCCGGCGCGGCGCTCGGCCCCCTGCTCGGCGGCATCCTGCTCGAACACTTCTGGTGGGGCTCCGTCTTCCTCCTCGCGGTACCCGTGCTGGTGCTCATGCTCGCGCTGACCCCCGCCCTGGTCCCCGAGTCGAAGGATTCCCATCCGGGCCTCGTGGACTACGCCGGCATCGTCCTGTCCATCGGGACCATGCTGCCGGTCGTCTACGCCATCAAGAACCTGGCGAAGGGAGGCCCGCTGCTCATCTCGGTGACGGCGGCCTTCATCGGGCTCGCCGCGGGCACCGCCTTCGTCGCCCGCCAGCTGCAGCGCCGCAACCCCATGCTCGACGTCCGCCTGTTCACGGTGCGTGCCTTCAGCGGCGCCGTCCTGGTGAACCTCTTCGCGATCTTCTCGCTCGTCGGCTTCCTGTTCTTCGTCTCGCAGCATCTCCAGCTGGTGCTCGGGTTCAGCCCGCTCGACGCCGGACTGGTCCTGCTGCCGGGCCTCCTCGTGACGATCATCGCCGGCCTCGCCGTCGTGCCGCTGGCCCGCCGGTGCCCGCCGCACGTCGTC
This window contains:
- a CDS encoding aldo/keto reductase, which translates into the protein MEQRTLGRTGRPVSVVGLGTWQLGADWGEVEDKDAVAVLEGAVDAGVTFFDTADVYGDGRSESTIGAFLKDNPGLDMLVGTKMGRRVDQAPENYTLANFRQWVDRSRTNLGVDTLDLVQLHCPPTAVYSSDEVYDALDTLVGDGVIRNYGVSVERTDEALEAIARGNTASVQIILNAFRLKPLDDVLPAAQAGGVGIIARVPLASGLLSGKYTKDTAFADDDHRNYNRNGAAFDVGETFSGVDYATGIEAAREFAELVPDGVTTAQAALAWIIAQEGVSTVIPGARNPEQARSNAAAANHTDLGAQLNAAVADIYDRHFRATVHPRW
- a CDS encoding cryptochrome/photolyase family protein, whose protein sequence is MHVQLVLPHQLFEEHLEASPDTHFVFLEDDLMFRSLRFHQQKLVLHRAAMTLFARRVRDAGYGVDYVETSAEATSQERLSAALADRGASHATYYDVVDDWLDRRLTQTLADAGVAVRVLETPQFLTSRDVLGTYFSSHTWRMQTFYEWQRKRLGIMVAADGSPTGGKWSFDADNRKKLPKKIGLPDLPRFERPPEVEDAISWVQGAFPDNPGTAESFNWPVTHRQASDALEAFLTERFELFGPYEDAIAEGQTYLFHSALSSSMNTGLLSPAEVVDLALDFADRHDTPIASVEGFIRQVIGWREYIRASYVLRGREMRTGNTLGFTADLHAGWWTGETGLAPVDSVITRVLDTAYAHHIERLMVLGNATLLMRAKPDAVHAWFMEMFIDAYDWVMVPNVYAMSQFAAGTMITTKPYVSGSNYIKKMSDFKDGPWRFSWDALYWEFVDDHRELFARNPRSTMSVVLLDRMDAERRTALRHEAARWLPGEGSTTAVPPADASPDTDATEGTLPGL
- a CDS encoding FAD-dependent oxidoreductase, whose translation is MRSLWLDTAPHIPADSLPAGAAYDAVVVGAGLTGLTTALLLSRAGHRVAVLEARTAGAVTTGNTTAKLSLLQGTTISAILKHHDVELARAYVLGNREGQSWLLRFCDENGIGYQTRDAVEYATTDSGARKLTDEHEACVAAGLATELGSAATLPFPVRKTLRLRDQAQFHPLEVLAGLASEFRRHGGTLVEGVRVEGVARTGAHGVELKTSAGPVTASDVVLATGIPILDRGGYFAVLQPMRSYCVALTVEGDVPEDMYLSADSPTRSLRTAVVGGTTYLIVGGNGHKVGHNTNTQARVDGLARWAREYFPTARPAYAWSAQDYTPAAAVPYVGKVPAGGGHIYAATGYNKWGMTNAVAASLALSGEILGGNMPWAETLYRTRVSPTDALQTAQANAAVGMEMVSGWLGGLARSSSSTPGEGEGRVIREGARPVGVCTVDGVQHRVSAVCPHLKGILAWNDAERSWDCPLHGSRFTADGKLLEGPSTSDLADTRR
- a CDS encoding Pr6Pr family membrane protein, with the protein product MTGAPAGVRALRPQTLPLRAAVRLVVGVVVVLAVLSTFLDTASRGAVNPFNFFGFFTIQGNLLAAGVLLLAAVLQIRGAADPEWLLPVRAAVTTYMSVVGVVYNLLLAGLPGGVELAWANWVMHVGFPVYAVLDWVVAADRRALSYRVLRLVLVFPLAWVTVVLVRGAADGWVPYPFLDPASGYASVALYVVVIAVAVLAFGAVVILISRRARPVAELVGGARRGRA
- the mscL gene encoding large conductance mechanosensitive channel protein MscL — encoded protein: MIKGFRDFILRGNVIELAIAVVIGSAFTALVSAFTANIINPVIASAGGIDTDGFGFLIREGNDATFVDVGAVLTAVVTFLITAAVVYFVFVVPMNRARARLQTLAAPEDPEEAPTPVDTALLMEMRDLLKDLASRGIRP
- a CDS encoding TetR/AcrR family transcriptional regulator — its product is MSSSRERILDSFEKALIRDGERAATMEAVAAAADVSKGGLLYHFPSKEALVEGLADRLRGLADRDREMMTAAPDGAARYYVRTSVFEDSPLDRALVSMARLAQQGHPTAKASLADIQERWLDALDAQLGDRTTAHAVKLLGDGLYYDAAFFASAGTGRTSGAEIEELLGVVDLIVSRSGRGATPR
- a CDS encoding MFS transporter — translated: MTTTPSFSARASGVNPRAVQSPDPLAGRREWFALAVLMLPVLLVSVDNTVLSFALPEISRHFATSGTTLLWIVDSYPLVLAGLLVAMGSFGDRFGRRRLLMIGAVGFAVFSVIAAFAPTAAFLVAARVGLGVFGAMLMPSTLSLIRNIFMDRNQRRIAIAVWAAGFSAGAALGPLLGGILLEHFWWGSVFLLAVPVLVLMLALTPALVPESKDSHPGLVDYAGIVLSIGTMLPVVYAIKNLAKGGPLLISVTAAFIGLAAGTAFVARQLQRRNPMLDVRLFTVRAFSGAVLVNLFAIFSLVGFLFFVSQHLQLVLGFSPLDAGLVLLPGLLVTIIAGLAVVPLARRCPPHVVVPVALMFSAVAYAMIALLGEGGSAGFLMAAFVILGIGVGASETISNDLILSSVPAAKAGAASAVSETAYEVGSVLGTAVLGSILLASYQRDLTLPAGLSSGQAETSTETLGGAVEVATQLGPTSAALLRDSAFHAFDSGITLTSGIAALLMAGASVLAAWSLRGTTAERVDH